Genomic DNA from uncultured Methanospirillum sp.:
CATAGGAGGCGAAGGAGTCAAATGCCGTAAGCCAGGTGTACATGGTCGAGGCGATGATACCGGTGGTCATCGCATAAAGGAAGAATACATTTCTCTTAGGCAGGTAATCGCTCGTCAGTGATAGGAAGAACCAGATCACGAGGAGAGGAATGAGAAAGGAGAAGAGTGTCTGGCCGATGGCACTCCCGCTCCTGTACAGGTCTATCAGGTCTTTTGCAGAGAGGGCAGGTGTAGGGAACCTGGATAATAACCGGGAAAGGGGAAGGATCTGGTCCCTGTACTGCCGTGATGCAGCGATGTTTTCCGGTGTGAACAGCAGGACTCCTACTGCTGAAAGGATGATAATCCCGATGAGACACTCCCCGAGGAGTAGCAGGGAGAAGTCTTCGAACAGAATAAGTGGTGGAAAAAGTCTGGCAGGATTGTCTCCGGTCATTATTCCGTATCCTGCAAGTATGAGGATTAGGATACACATGATCGCGAGCAGTCCTGCATGGGTTCTGCTGTACAATGATGAAAGGAAGAAGATCAGAGAGAGCCCTGAGAGGAATGATATTGTCAGAGTCAGGCTGAGAAGAAACGGAAGGTACAGCGGTATCCCTAGGAACGGTGATGCGAGAAGGAAACCGAGTGCAAACGGGAAGACCCAGAGCACGAAGTAATACAGGAGATCCTTTAGCACGAAGGTCGCGAAGATCTCCCTGTCCGAGACCGGGAGCGTTCTGGCAGCATACGCGATAAGGCTTGCCTGCCCAAACCTTCTGTTCATTGCCTCGTTTCCCAGAAGTCCGAATGCACCGACCATGAACCCGAGGAGCAGGTAATTTGAATGCAGGATCAGCGATAGATTTCCTGGAGGAAGAGATCTCCTTATGAATGGAAGCAGGAATGATCCCATGAATGCCATGCCTCCTACCATCATCGGAAAGAGGGCAAAACTCAGGCTTCCGAACATGGTTGAGTGAAGCCGCCACTCCTCTTTCAGCATGTACCAGAAGAGTTTACGCATCTTTCTCCCTTCCCACCAGGTGCAAAAAGAACTCGTCCAGATTCATTTCCTCTCTTGAAAGCTCCTGTGGTGTGCTGGTATGAAGAAGGCGACCTTTATGGAGAATGGCAAAACCTGAACAGATCTCCTCGGCTATCGAGAGAATATGGGTTGAGATGAATATTGTTCTCCCTGACCTGACATACTCTGCTAGATAGTCCTTGATCTTTCTCTGCATGATAGGATCAAAGTTGATGAGCGGCTCATCGATCAGGGCAAGTTCAGGCTGATGGATAAACGCCTGTGTGAACATGAGTTTTTGCCGCGTTCCTCTTGAGAGATCCTTACAGAGTACATTCTTCTTGTCAGCAAAGTCGAGAAAGTCAAACCACCAGTCAGCCCTACTCCGGAGATCAGGGAGTTTCCTGAGCGATCCAACCAGATTGAGGTACTCCATTGCGGTCAAAAAACTCGGTGGTGTCTCCTGTTCTGGGATGATCCCAACCTGCTGTCTGACCCATATGGGATCAGAGGATACCTCCCGGCTGAGCACCAGGGCAGATCCACTGGTCTGCCGAATCTGCCCGGTCAGCATCTTGATCATGGTGGTCTTGCCTGACCCATTCGGACCGAGCAATCCGAAGAGAGCCCCCTTTTCAACCGAGAGGGTAATACCATCAACAGCGGTCACATCTCCATACAATTTCTTCAGGTCTGTGGTCTGGATGATCGGCGTCATATGGGTGAATCCTGATATTTTACTCCTGGACAGTAATATGAGATGGTTGTTTGTGATAATATCCATCTATGTTAAGGAAAAATCAAAACAGTATCTTGATGGTGTCTTACGAAAGAGAGGATCAGGAAGTTCAGGCAGTGCCGGTCATGAAGAAGCAATATGTATATTATATCGGATTTGGAATCGTCGTCATCGCGGTGATCTTTGCAGGACTGATGGTCGCCACAACTCCCCGGACAACCCCGGCACTTGATAAGAAGCCGGTTGTCACGATCTCGGTTCATGAGTCACCACAGATGAAAAAGACCAACGAAGGAACGCTCATATCGTATGCTGTCAACACGTCCCGATTTGCTGATGACGGTCTCGATCTGGTAAAGGCTGAAGTGCTCGACAAAAAAACTGATCTTGTTCTTCTGAAATTGGAGGGGACCAGCCTCACAGAGCAGTATACTCCTGTAGATCCGGCAGCAGGAACTGGAGTAGCAGACTATCCTGTTATCAGGTTTGACGTTACCGTTCCTTCAGATAAGATCCCATCTGATGTCTTTAGCCGGCTTACCTTTGCATCTAAAACGAAAGCTGCTCTACCATTCATGGTGACTGGTGGAGATATTCATCTGATCGCTGCCGGTGCATAAGCAAGATCTGCCAT
This window encodes:
- a CDS encoding ABC transporter ATP-binding protein, coding for MTPIIQTTDLKKLYGDVTAVDGITLSVEKGALFGLLGPNGSGKTTMIKMLTGQIRQTSGSALVLSREVSSDPIWVRQQVGIIPEQETPPSFLTAMEYLNLVGSLRKLPDLRSRADWWFDFLDFADKKNVLCKDLSRGTRQKLMFTQAFIHQPELALIDEPLINFDPIMQRKIKDYLAEYVRSGRTIFISTHILSIAEEICSGFAILHKGRLLHTSTPQELSREEMNLDEFFLHLVGREKDA